A single genomic interval of Mycobacterium sp. DL592 harbors:
- the ald gene encoding alanine dehydrogenase: MRVGIPTEIKNNEYRVAITPAGVSELVRRGHDVMVQAGAGDGSAIPDADFKSAGAQIVASADDVWAQADLLLKVKEPIEPEYTRMRKGQTLFTYLHLAASRPCTDALLASGTTSIAYETVQTADGALPLLAPMSEVAGRLSAQVGAYHLMRTQGGRGVLMGGVPGVAPARVVVIGGGMAGDNAAAVAWGMGAHVTVFDLNVNILRKIDAEYGGAIETRYSSRLDLEDAVKQADLVIGAVLVPGAKAPKLVTNDTVAQMKPGSVLVDIAIDQGGCFEDSKPTTHDNPTFNVHNSVFYCVANMPGAVPRTSTYALTNATMPYVLKLADKGWQDACLADQALAKGLSTHEGQLLNAEVAHDLELPYTDPAGLLT, from the coding sequence CGAGTACCGCGTCGCCATCACCCCGGCCGGCGTTTCCGAACTGGTCCGCCGCGGCCACGACGTGATGGTCCAGGCCGGTGCGGGCGACGGTTCGGCCATCCCCGACGCCGACTTCAAGTCCGCGGGCGCGCAGATCGTCGCGAGCGCCGACGACGTGTGGGCCCAGGCCGACCTGCTGCTCAAGGTCAAGGAGCCCATCGAGCCGGAATACACCCGGATGCGCAAGGGCCAGACCCTGTTCACCTACCTGCACCTGGCCGCCTCGCGGCCCTGCACCGACGCACTGCTGGCGTCGGGCACCACCTCGATCGCCTACGAGACCGTGCAGACCGCCGATGGTGCACTCCCTCTTCTCGCGCCGATGAGTGAGGTCGCCGGCCGGCTCTCCGCTCAGGTCGGTGCCTACCACCTGATGCGCACCCAGGGCGGTCGCGGCGTGCTGATGGGCGGCGTCCCCGGTGTCGCCCCGGCCCGTGTCGTGGTGATCGGCGGCGGGATGGCCGGCGACAACGCCGCCGCCGTCGCCTGGGGTATGGGCGCGCACGTCACCGTGTTCGACCTCAACGTCAACATCCTGCGCAAGATCGACGCCGAGTACGGCGGCGCCATCGAGACCCGCTACTCGTCGCGACTGGACCTCGAGGATGCGGTCAAGCAGGCCGACCTGGTGATCGGCGCCGTGCTGGTCCCGGGCGCCAAGGCGCCCAAGCTCGTCACCAATGACACTGTGGCACAGATGAAGCCAGGTTCGGTGCTGGTCGACATCGCGATCGATCAGGGTGGCTGCTTCGAGGATTCCAAGCCCACCACCCACGACAACCCGACGTTCAACGTCCACAACTCGGTGTTCTACTGCGTGGCCAACATGCCCGGCGCGGTGCCGCGCACCTCGACCTACGCACTGACCAACGCCACCATGCCGTATGTGCTCAAGCTGGCCGACAAGGGCTGGCAGGACGCCTGCCTGGCCGACCAGGCGCTGGCCAAGGGTCTCTCGACCCACGAGGGTCAGTTGCTCAACGCTGAGGTCGCTCACGACCTCGAGCTGCCCTACACCGATCCGGCCGGCCTGCTGACCTGA